In Drosophila simulans strain w501 chromosome 3R, Prin_Dsim_3.1, whole genome shotgun sequence, a single window of DNA contains:
- the LOC6730372 gene encoding sodium-coupled monocarboxylate transporter 2 isoform X1: MASSVSNLASTVATATAAALEDLHFSLTDYIVFSLMLSASAGIGVYFGFFSKAKNTTEEYLQGGKRMPTLPVAISLVSSQLSGVAMMSVPAETYSFGFNMIFVVWAMVLAVPVLIYIIVPVFYDNNVSNCYEYLELRFSKRTRQLVTVTFILNQFLMLPVYMFVPSLAFSQVTGYNIHLINTVVSSICVFYTMLGGIKAVVWTDVVQGGVMLISVVLVAILGTSNTGGITNVLENAAEGGRFDFSFGIDPRLRLTFFSGMASGLLMWTGKLGLDQSCVQRIVSLPSYGHAKKCLLMAGVGFLLIMSFTCFTGIIMFAYYYGCDPIQAGLVSKPDKLMPFFIQDIMGHMMGMPGVFISCVFSASLSSLSASLNSFAGVVYFDYIKPRINHSEAKANATMKLVIVVMGAYCIVGGFIVQNFNSIIQTMWTITGINMGAVVGVFCLGMFVPRCNAKVAVSGIAFSCLAMLWIIINGQMNFKAGLIKYDPLPNGLDQCEAKGFEVILNAIRDKNVTSVGTTAVPSLETPKELTTAFDSNRDFSIYDTSFYWYKVLGALLVFAWAIPMSYVWPLDKEEKQNPKLYSPFVRSLLNKPSPVLELEELPLKTPLSEEQIKEKENGSAAEA, encoded by the exons ATGGCAAGCAGTGTTAGCAATTTGGCCAGCACAGTGGCCACCGCCACGGCTGCTGCCTTGGAGGACCTCCACTTCAGCCTCACGGACTACATAGTCTTCTCCCTGATGCTGAGCGCCTCGGCAGGAATTGGAGTTTACTTCGGCTTCTTCTCGAAGGCCAAGAACACCACTGAAGAGTACCTGCAGGGTGGAAAGAGGATGCCAACCCTTCCTGTAGCCATTTCGCTTGTCTCGAG CCAGCTGTCTGGAGTGGCCATGATGTCCGTTCCGGCGGAGACCTACTCCTTTGGATTCAATATGATCTTCGTGGTATGGGCCATGGTCTTGGCTGTGCCCGTTCTTATATATATCATTGTGCCCGTTTTCTACGATAATAATGTCTCCAATTGCTACGAG TATCTGGAGCTGCGATTTAGCAAGCGCACCCGACAACTGGTGACCGTCACCTTTATCCTCAACCAATTTCTGATGCTTCCCGTGTACATGTTCGTGCCTTCGCTGGCCTTCTCCCAAG ttACCGGATACAACATTCATCTGATTAACACGGTGGTCTCGTCCATCTGCGTTTTCTACACGATGCTCGGCGGGATCAAGGCGGTGGTCTGGACAGATGTGGTCCAGGGAGGCGTTATGTTGATCTCGGTTGTTCTTGTGGCCATTTTGGGCACCTCGAACACAGGAGGCATAACCAATGTCTTGGAAAACGCCGCTGAGGGCGGCCGCTTTGACTTTAG TTTTGGCATCGATCCCCGCCTGCGCCTCACCTTCTTCAGTGGAATGGCCAGCGGCCTTCTGATGTGGACAGGTAAGCTTGGCCTTGACCAGAGCTGCGTGCAGAGGATTGTGTCTTTGCCCTCGTATGGCCACGCCAAGAAGTGTCTACTTATGGCTGGCGTTGGCTTCCTACTCATCATGTCCTTTACCTGCTTCACCGGAATCATCATGTTTGCCTACTACTACGGATGCGATCCCATTCAGGCTGGG CTGGTTAGCAAACCAGACAAGTTGATGCCGTTCTTTATCCAGGATATAATGGGTCACATGATGGGCATGCCCGGCGTCTTCATCTCCTGCGTTTTCAGTGCCTCGCTGAGTTCCCTTTCCGCCAGTCTGAATTCCTTTGCCGGAGTGGTTTACTTCGACTACATCAAGCCGCGAATCAATCACTCGGAAGCCAAAGCCAATGCAACCATGAAACTGGTGATCGTGGTCATGGGAGCGTACTGCATCGTGGGCGGCTTCATCGTGCAGAACTTCAACTCCATTATTCAGACCATGTGGACGATTACCGGCATTAATATGGGCGCTGTCGTGGGAGTGTTTTGCCTGGGCATGTTTGTGCCGCGGTGCAACGCCAAGGTGGCGGTGAGTGGAATCGCCTTCAGCTGCCTGGCGATGCTGTGGATCATCATCAATGGCCAGATGAACTTTAAGGCTGGGCTGATTAAGTACGATCCCTTGCCTAATGGCCTGGACCAGTGCGAGGCCAAGGGCTTCGAGGTCATCTTGAATGCGAT CAGAGACAAGAATGTTACCAGCGTAGGCACTACTGCGGTTCCCTCGCTGGAAACTCCCAAGGAACTTACCACCGCATTCGACAGCAATCGCGACTTTTCCATCTACGACACATCTTTCTACTGGTACAAGGTGCTGGGTGCTCTTCTAGTCTTCGCGTGGGCCATTCCCATGAGCTATGTGTGGCCCTTGGACAAGGAAGAAAAGCAGAACCCCAAGCTGTACTCGCCATTCGTCCGGAGCCTGTTGAACAAGCCAAGTCCAGTCTTGGAGCTAGAGGAGTTGCCTCTGAAGACGCCGCTTTCCGAGGAGCAAATCAAGGAGAAGGAAAACGGCAGCGCAGCAGAAGCCTAG
- the LOC6730372 gene encoding sodium-coupled monocarboxylate transporter 2 isoform X2: MASSVSNLASTVATATAAALEDLHFSLTDYIVFSLMLSASAGIGVYFGFFSKAKNTTEEYLQGGKRMPTLPVAISLVSSQLSGVAMMSVPAETYSFGFNMIFVVWAMVLAVPVLIYIIVPVFYDNNVSNCYEYLELRFSKRTRQLVTVTFILNQFLMLPVYMFVPSLAFSQVTGYNIHLINTVVSSICVFYTMLGGIKAVVWTDVVQGGVMLISVVLVAILGTSNTGGITNVLENAAEGGRFDFSFGIDPRLRLTFFSGMASGLLMWTGKLGLDQSCVQRIVSLPSYGHAKKCLLMAGVGFLLIMSFTCFTGIIMFAYYYGCDPIQAGLVSKPDKLMPFFIQDIMGHMMGMPGVFISCVFSASLSSLSASLNSFAGVVYFDYIKPRINHSEAKANATMKLVIVVMGAYCIVGGFIVQNFNSIIQTMWTITGINMGAVVGVFCLGMFVPRCNAKVAVSGIAFSCLAMLWIIINGQMNFKAGLIKYDPLPNGLDQCEAKGFEVILNAIDKNVTSVGTTAVPSLETPKELTTAFDSNRDFSIYDTSFYWYKVLGALLVFAWAIPMSYVWPLDKEEKQNPKLYSPFVRSLLNKPSPVLELEELPLKTPLSEEQIKEKENGSAAEA, from the exons ATGGCAAGCAGTGTTAGCAATTTGGCCAGCACAGTGGCCACCGCCACGGCTGCTGCCTTGGAGGACCTCCACTTCAGCCTCACGGACTACATAGTCTTCTCCCTGATGCTGAGCGCCTCGGCAGGAATTGGAGTTTACTTCGGCTTCTTCTCGAAGGCCAAGAACACCACTGAAGAGTACCTGCAGGGTGGAAAGAGGATGCCAACCCTTCCTGTAGCCATTTCGCTTGTCTCGAG CCAGCTGTCTGGAGTGGCCATGATGTCCGTTCCGGCGGAGACCTACTCCTTTGGATTCAATATGATCTTCGTGGTATGGGCCATGGTCTTGGCTGTGCCCGTTCTTATATATATCATTGTGCCCGTTTTCTACGATAATAATGTCTCCAATTGCTACGAG TATCTGGAGCTGCGATTTAGCAAGCGCACCCGACAACTGGTGACCGTCACCTTTATCCTCAACCAATTTCTGATGCTTCCCGTGTACATGTTCGTGCCTTCGCTGGCCTTCTCCCAAG ttACCGGATACAACATTCATCTGATTAACACGGTGGTCTCGTCCATCTGCGTTTTCTACACGATGCTCGGCGGGATCAAGGCGGTGGTCTGGACAGATGTGGTCCAGGGAGGCGTTATGTTGATCTCGGTTGTTCTTGTGGCCATTTTGGGCACCTCGAACACAGGAGGCATAACCAATGTCTTGGAAAACGCCGCTGAGGGCGGCCGCTTTGACTTTAG TTTTGGCATCGATCCCCGCCTGCGCCTCACCTTCTTCAGTGGAATGGCCAGCGGCCTTCTGATGTGGACAGGTAAGCTTGGCCTTGACCAGAGCTGCGTGCAGAGGATTGTGTCTTTGCCCTCGTATGGCCACGCCAAGAAGTGTCTACTTATGGCTGGCGTTGGCTTCCTACTCATCATGTCCTTTACCTGCTTCACCGGAATCATCATGTTTGCCTACTACTACGGATGCGATCCCATTCAGGCTGGG CTGGTTAGCAAACCAGACAAGTTGATGCCGTTCTTTATCCAGGATATAATGGGTCACATGATGGGCATGCCCGGCGTCTTCATCTCCTGCGTTTTCAGTGCCTCGCTGAGTTCCCTTTCCGCCAGTCTGAATTCCTTTGCCGGAGTGGTTTACTTCGACTACATCAAGCCGCGAATCAATCACTCGGAAGCCAAAGCCAATGCAACCATGAAACTGGTGATCGTGGTCATGGGAGCGTACTGCATCGTGGGCGGCTTCATCGTGCAGAACTTCAACTCCATTATTCAGACCATGTGGACGATTACCGGCATTAATATGGGCGCTGTCGTGGGAGTGTTTTGCCTGGGCATGTTTGTGCCGCGGTGCAACGCCAAGGTGGCGGTGAGTGGAATCGCCTTCAGCTGCCTGGCGATGCTGTGGATCATCATCAATGGCCAGATGAACTTTAAGGCTGGGCTGATTAAGTACGATCCCTTGCCTAATGGCCTGGACCAGTGCGAGGCCAAGGGCTTCGAGGTCATCTTGAATGCGAT AGACAAGAATGTTACCAGCGTAGGCACTACTGCGGTTCCCTCGCTGGAAACTCCCAAGGAACTTACCACCGCATTCGACAGCAATCGCGACTTTTCCATCTACGACACATCTTTCTACTGGTACAAGGTGCTGGGTGCTCTTCTAGTCTTCGCGTGGGCCATTCCCATGAGCTATGTGTGGCCCTTGGACAAGGAAGAAAAGCAGAACCCCAAGCTGTACTCGCCATTCGTCCGGAGCCTGTTGAACAAGCCAAGTCCAGTCTTGGAGCTAGAGGAGTTGCCTCTGAAGACGCCGCTTTCCGAGGAGCAAATCAAGGAGAAGGAAAACGGCAGCGCAGCAGAAGCCTAG
- the LOC6730371 gene encoding neurofilament heavy polypeptide isoform X1: MGGSLELAGGRRTRSSTRGTPTRAAEAVTPPPSKKARTSPASATKASAGKGRGARKLDVGADEPEPELEKEKVQTSVKGKGAVKKDKKEVKKQEKATEKDAPEEAKEDVAEAKEEDASPAEVDQPDGVENLPPVAEEKQNHVDEVKPISEEPEKSSEEVPKAEEPLKSSGETSENGAATETAAAPEEPASVMDVDEDETLVESTPSANKEKASAEDKEPEQKSEEDAAAVVESKEQNEPAKEPTPEPMEVDASSKGSSDTAQVDTPATENVSTASETEAAAKTTESSNDVVEVATEVKETVLEVPDAEPKEAESTVESAEELTETSTAVVTEPKEAASSEEPSKAVDSAEPKEAENNDESDTPVPVEVSTAPASNDVSKPLETDATLVKTADSPAKEPQEISEVKKAEINVNGEPKIVNSSAEVGENAAPKVCN; this comes from the exons ATGGGCGGAAGCCTGGAGCTAGCGGGCGGGCGGCGGACGCGGTCTAGCACTCGAGGAACGCCGACGCGCGCCGCCGAGGCGGTGACGCCGCCACCCAGCAAAAAGGCGCGCACATCGCCGGCCTCTGCCACCAAGGCCAGTGCAGGAAAGGGACGTGGAGCACGTAAGCTAGACGTAGGCGCTGATGAGCCCGAGCCtgagctggagaaggagaaggtACAGACCTCGGTCAAGGGAAAG GGAGCTGTGAAGAAGGACAAGAAAGAGGTCAAGAAGCAGGAGAAAGCAACTGAGAAAGATGCGCCGGAGGAGGCGAAGGAAGATGTAGCTGAGGCTAAAGAGGAAGACGCTAGTCCCGCCGAGGTCGACCAACCGGATGGTGTGGAGAATCTTCCTCCAGTGGCGGAAGAGAAGCAGAACCATGTCGATGAAGTCAAGCCAATATCAGAAGAACCTGAGAAGTCAAGCGAAGAGGTGCCAAAAGCTGAAGAGCCCCTTAAGTCGAGCGGGGAAACTTCGGAGAATGGAGCCGCTACAGAGACTGCCGCTGCACCTGAAGAACCTGCTTCTGTTATGGATGTGGACGAAGATGAGACGCTCGTCGAAAGCACACCATCCgcaaataaagaaaaggcATCAGCTGAAGATAAAGAACCTGAACAGAAGTCAGAGGAagacgcagcagcagttgTGGAGTCCAAGGAGCAAAATGAGCCTGCCAAGGAACCCACACCAGAACCTATGGAAGTGGACGCGAGTTCGAAGGGCAGTTCGGACACCGCTCAAGTAGACACACCAGCCACCGAAAACGTTTCCACCGCTtcagaaacagaagcagcagcaaagacAACGGAGTCTAGCAATGATGTGGTGGAAGTTGCCACAGAGGTCAAAGAAACTGTTTTAGAAGTGCCCGATGCCGAGCCCAAGGAAGCCGAAAGCACTGTAGAGTCCGCGGAAGAGCTTACGGAAACCAGCACCGCAGTGGTGACTGAGCCCAAGGAAGCCGCCAGCAGCGAAGAGCCTAGCAAGGCTGTGGACTCTGCGGAACCCAAGGAGGCGGAGAACAATGATGAGAGTGACACGCCCGTTCCTGTTGAGGTTTCTACCGCCCCCGCCTCCAATGATGTCAGCAAGCCCTTGGAAACCGATGCCACCTTGGTTAAGACTGCCGACAGTCCTGCAAAGGAACCACAGGAAATCAGCGAGGTCAAGAAGGCCGAAATTAATGTAAATG GTGAGCCCAAGATCGTCAACAGTTCCGCCGAGGTGGGCGAGAATGCTGCGCCCAAAGTGTGTAACTAA
- the LOC6730371 gene encoding paternally-expressed gene 3 protein isoform X2, producing the protein MSEATVAQKPEAVEDVDAVTGDEKKTPKRTPKRRSFIERAQKESEELVRTMGGSLELAGGRRTRSSTRGTPTRAAEAVTPPPSKKARTSPASATKASAGKGRGARKLDVGADEPEPELEKEKVQTSVKGKGAVKKDKKEVKKQEKATEKDAPEEAKEDVAEAKEEDASPAEVDQPDGVENLPPVAEEKQNHVDEVKPISEEPEKSSEEVPKAEEPLKSSGETSENGAATETAAAPEEPASVMDVDEDETLVESTPSANKEKASAEDKEPEQKSEEDAAAVVESKEQNEPAKEPTPEPMEVDASSKGSSDTAQVDTPATENVSTASETEAAAKTTESSNDVVEVATEVKETVLEVPDAEPKEAESTVESAEELTETSTAVVTEPKEAASSEEPSKAVDSAEPKEAENNDESDTPVPVEVSTAPASNDVSKPLETDATLVKTADSPAKEPQEISEVKKAEINVNGEPKIVNSSAEVGENAAPKVCN; encoded by the exons ATGTCGGAGGCAACTGTGGCCCAAAAGCCGGAGGCGGTGGAAGATGTGGATGCGGTGACGGGGGACGAGAAGAAGACTCCC AAACGCACTCCCAAACGCCGCTCTTTCATTGAGCGGGCGCAGAAGGAAAGCGAGGAGCTTGTGCGAACAATGGGCGGAAGCCTGGAGCTAGCGGGCGGGCGGCGGACGCGGTCTAGCACTCGAGGAACGCCGACGCGCGCCGCCGAGGCGGTGACGCCGCCACCCAGCAAAAAGGCGCGCACATCGCCGGCCTCTGCCACCAAGGCCAGTGCAGGAAAGGGACGTGGAGCACGTAAGCTAGACGTAGGCGCTGATGAGCCCGAGCCtgagctggagaaggagaaggtACAGACCTCGGTCAAGGGAAAG GGAGCTGTGAAGAAGGACAAGAAAGAGGTCAAGAAGCAGGAGAAAGCAACTGAGAAAGATGCGCCGGAGGAGGCGAAGGAAGATGTAGCTGAGGCTAAAGAGGAAGACGCTAGTCCCGCCGAGGTCGACCAACCGGATGGTGTGGAGAATCTTCCTCCAGTGGCGGAAGAGAAGCAGAACCATGTCGATGAAGTCAAGCCAATATCAGAAGAACCTGAGAAGTCAAGCGAAGAGGTGCCAAAAGCTGAAGAGCCCCTTAAGTCGAGCGGGGAAACTTCGGAGAATGGAGCCGCTACAGAGACTGCCGCTGCACCTGAAGAACCTGCTTCTGTTATGGATGTGGACGAAGATGAGACGCTCGTCGAAAGCACACCATCCgcaaataaagaaaaggcATCAGCTGAAGATAAAGAACCTGAACAGAAGTCAGAGGAagacgcagcagcagttgTGGAGTCCAAGGAGCAAAATGAGCCTGCCAAGGAACCCACACCAGAACCTATGGAAGTGGACGCGAGTTCGAAGGGCAGTTCGGACACCGCTCAAGTAGACACACCAGCCACCGAAAACGTTTCCACCGCTtcagaaacagaagcagcagcaaagacAACGGAGTCTAGCAATGATGTGGTGGAAGTTGCCACAGAGGTCAAAGAAACTGTTTTAGAAGTGCCCGATGCCGAGCCCAAGGAAGCCGAAAGCACTGTAGAGTCCGCGGAAGAGCTTACGGAAACCAGCACCGCAGTGGTGACTGAGCCCAAGGAAGCCGCCAGCAGCGAAGAGCCTAGCAAGGCTGTGGACTCTGCGGAACCCAAGGAGGCGGAGAACAATGATGAGAGTGACACGCCCGTTCCTGTTGAGGTTTCTACCGCCCCCGCCTCCAATGATGTCAGCAAGCCCTTGGAAACCGATGCCACCTTGGTTAAGACTGCCGACAGTCCTGCAAAGGAACCACAGGAAATCAGCGAGGTCAAGAAGGCCGAAATTAATGTAAATG GTGAGCCCAAGATCGTCAACAGTTCCGCCGAGGTGGGCGAGAATGCTGCGCCCAAAGTGTGTAACTAA
- the LOC6730371 gene encoding paternally-expressed gene 3 protein isoform X3 — protein sequence MEYQKRTPKRRSFIERAQKESEELVRTMGGSLELAGGRRTRSSTRGTPTRAAEAVTPPPSKKARTSPASATKASAGKGRGARKLDVGADEPEPELEKEKVQTSVKGKGAVKKDKKEVKKQEKATEKDAPEEAKEDVAEAKEEDASPAEVDQPDGVENLPPVAEEKQNHVDEVKPISEEPEKSSEEVPKAEEPLKSSGETSENGAATETAAAPEEPASVMDVDEDETLVESTPSANKEKASAEDKEPEQKSEEDAAAVVESKEQNEPAKEPTPEPMEVDASSKGSSDTAQVDTPATENVSTASETEAAAKTTESSNDVVEVATEVKETVLEVPDAEPKEAESTVESAEELTETSTAVVTEPKEAASSEEPSKAVDSAEPKEAENNDESDTPVPVEVSTAPASNDVSKPLETDATLVKTADSPAKEPQEISEVKKAEINVNGEPKIVNSSAEVGENAAPKVCN from the exons ATGGAATATCAG AAACGCACTCCCAAACGCCGCTCTTTCATTGAGCGGGCGCAGAAGGAAAGCGAGGAGCTTGTGCGAACAATGGGCGGAAGCCTGGAGCTAGCGGGCGGGCGGCGGACGCGGTCTAGCACTCGAGGAACGCCGACGCGCGCCGCCGAGGCGGTGACGCCGCCACCCAGCAAAAAGGCGCGCACATCGCCGGCCTCTGCCACCAAGGCCAGTGCAGGAAAGGGACGTGGAGCACGTAAGCTAGACGTAGGCGCTGATGAGCCCGAGCCtgagctggagaaggagaaggtACAGACCTCGGTCAAGGGAAAG GGAGCTGTGAAGAAGGACAAGAAAGAGGTCAAGAAGCAGGAGAAAGCAACTGAGAAAGATGCGCCGGAGGAGGCGAAGGAAGATGTAGCTGAGGCTAAAGAGGAAGACGCTAGTCCCGCCGAGGTCGACCAACCGGATGGTGTGGAGAATCTTCCTCCAGTGGCGGAAGAGAAGCAGAACCATGTCGATGAAGTCAAGCCAATATCAGAAGAACCTGAGAAGTCAAGCGAAGAGGTGCCAAAAGCTGAAGAGCCCCTTAAGTCGAGCGGGGAAACTTCGGAGAATGGAGCCGCTACAGAGACTGCCGCTGCACCTGAAGAACCTGCTTCTGTTATGGATGTGGACGAAGATGAGACGCTCGTCGAAAGCACACCATCCgcaaataaagaaaaggcATCAGCTGAAGATAAAGAACCTGAACAGAAGTCAGAGGAagacgcagcagcagttgTGGAGTCCAAGGAGCAAAATGAGCCTGCCAAGGAACCCACACCAGAACCTATGGAAGTGGACGCGAGTTCGAAGGGCAGTTCGGACACCGCTCAAGTAGACACACCAGCCACCGAAAACGTTTCCACCGCTtcagaaacagaagcagcagcaaagacAACGGAGTCTAGCAATGATGTGGTGGAAGTTGCCACAGAGGTCAAAGAAACTGTTTTAGAAGTGCCCGATGCCGAGCCCAAGGAAGCCGAAAGCACTGTAGAGTCCGCGGAAGAGCTTACGGAAACCAGCACCGCAGTGGTGACTGAGCCCAAGGAAGCCGCCAGCAGCGAAGAGCCTAGCAAGGCTGTGGACTCTGCGGAACCCAAGGAGGCGGAGAACAATGATGAGAGTGACACGCCCGTTCCTGTTGAGGTTTCTACCGCCCCCGCCTCCAATGATGTCAGCAAGCCCTTGGAAACCGATGCCACCTTGGTTAAGACTGCCGACAGTCCTGCAAAGGAACCACAGGAAATCAGCGAGGTCAAGAAGGCCGAAATTAATGTAAATG GTGAGCCCAAGATCGTCAACAGTTCCGCCGAGGTGGGCGAGAATGCTGCGCCCAAAGTGTGTAACTAA